From Peromyscus maniculatus bairdii isolate BWxNUB_F1_BW_parent chromosome 8, HU_Pman_BW_mat_3.1, whole genome shotgun sequence, a single genomic window includes:
- the Npm1 gene encoding nucleophosmin isoform X2, whose protein sequence is MNYEGSPIKVTLATLKMSVQPTVSLGGFEITPPVVLRLKCGSGPVHISGQHLVAVEEDAESEDEDEEDVKLLSMSGKRSAPGGGNKVPQKKVKLDEDDEDDDEDDEDDEDDDDDDFDDEEAEEKVPVKKSVRDTPAKNAQKSNQNGKDLKPSTPRSKGQESFKKQEKTPKTPKGPSSVEDIKAKMQASIEKGGSLPKVEAKFINYVKNCFRMTDQEAIQDLWQWRKSL, encoded by the exons ATGAACTATGAAGGCAGTCCAATTAAAGTAACACTGGCAACTTTGAAAATGTCTGTACAACCAACA GTTTCTCTTGGGGGCTTTGAAATTACACCACCTGTGGTCTTAAGGTTGAAGTGTGGTTCAGGGCCTGTGCACATCAGTGGACAGCACCTAGTAG ctgtagaggaagatgcagagtcagaagatgaagatgaggaggatgtAAAACTTTTAAGTATGTCTGGAAAACGATCTGCTCCTGGAGGTGGTAACAAGGTTCCGCag aaaaaagtaaaacttgacgaggatgatgaggatgacgacgaagatgatgaggatgatgaaga tgatgatgatgatgattttgatgATGAGGAAGCTGAAGAAAAAGTTCCAGTGAAGAAA TCTGTACGAGATACCCCAGCCAAAAAtgcacaaaaatcaaaccaaaatggAAAAGACTTAAAACCATCAACACCAAGATCAAAG GGTCAAGAGTCTttcaaaaaacaggaaaagactcCTAAAACACCAAAAGGACCTAGTTCTGTAGAAGACATTAAGGCAAAAATGCAAGCAAGTATAGAAAAA GGTGGTTCTCTTCCCAAAGTGGAAGCCAAGTTCATTAATTATGTGAAGAATTGCTTCCGGATGACTGACCAGGAG GCTATTCAAGATCTCTGGCAGTGGAGGAAGTCTCTTTAA
- the Npm1 gene encoding nucleophosmin isoform X1, with translation MEDSMDMDMSPLRPQNYLFGCELKADKDYHFKVDNDENEHQLSLRTVSLGAGAKDELHIVEAEAMNYEGSPIKVTLATLKMSVQPTVSLGGFEITPPVVLRLKCGSGPVHISGQHLVAVEEDAESEDEDEEDVKLLSMSGKRSAPGGGNKVPQKKVKLDEDDEDDDEDDEDDEDDDDDDFDDEEAEEKVPVKKSVRDTPAKNAQKSNQNGKDLKPSTPRSKGQESFKKQEKTPKTPKGPSSVEDIKAKMQASIEKGGSLPKVEAKFINYVKNCFRMTDQEAIQDLWQWRKSL, from the exons ATGGAAGACTCGATGGACATGGACATGAGCCCTCTCAGGCCTCAGAACTACCTTTTCG gttGTGAACTAAAAGCTGACAAGGATTATCACTTTAAGGTGGATAATGATGAGAATGAGCACCAGTTATCACTAAGAACG GTTAGTTTAGGGGCAGGGGCAAAAGATGAATTGCACATCGTAGAGGCAGAAGCAATGAACTATGAAGGCAGTCCAATTAAAGTAACACTGGCAACTTTGAAAATGTCTGTACAACCAACA GTTTCTCTTGGGGGCTTTGAAATTACACCACCTGTGGTCTTAAGGTTGAAGTGTGGTTCAGGGCCTGTGCACATCAGTGGACAGCACCTAGTAG ctgtagaggaagatgcagagtcagaagatgaagatgaggaggatgtAAAACTTTTAAGTATGTCTGGAAAACGATCTGCTCCTGGAGGTGGTAACAAGGTTCCGCag aaaaaagtaaaacttgacgaggatgatgaggatgacgacgaagatgatgaggatgatgaaga tgatgatgatgatgattttgatgATGAGGAAGCTGAAGAAAAAGTTCCAGTGAAGAAA TCTGTACGAGATACCCCAGCCAAAAAtgcacaaaaatcaaaccaaaatggAAAAGACTTAAAACCATCAACACCAAGATCAAAG GGTCAAGAGTCTttcaaaaaacaggaaaagactcCTAAAACACCAAAAGGACCTAGTTCTGTAGAAGACATTAAGGCAAAAATGCAAGCAAGTATAGAAAAA GGTGGTTCTCTTCCCAAAGTGGAAGCCAAGTTCATTAATTATGTGAAGAATTGCTTCCGGATGACTGACCAGGAG GCTATTCAAGATCTCTGGCAGTGGAGGAAGTCTCTTTAA